DNA from Prevotella melaninogenica:
AATCTATCGGTTACGTAACAAAGGAGTTAGTGCGCGACCAAGGTGCAACCACAGTTAATGAGGTTGTAAAGAATATCAGTGGAGTAAACCAATATACCTTCTATAATGACTTCTCTATCCGTGGTTTCCGTACTACCGGTAACCGTAATTCTGGTAACCTTGTCAATGGTATGCGAGCACAGACAAGTCTTTGGAAACAGCAGTCATTGGCAAATATCGAGCGTGTTGAAGTTATCAAAGGTCCTGCTTCTGCCCTCTTCGGCAATGCTGCACCGGGTGGTGTTATTAATCGTGTAACTAAGAAGCCACTACCTTATCAGCGCAATACAGTATCAACAACCGTTGGTAGCTTCAACACACTGAACACCTACGGAGATTTTACTGGACCATTAGACCAAAAACACACCCTGCTCTATCGTCTTAATATCGGTTACGAACATACAGATTCTTACCGTGACCTACAGGAAAATACAAACTATATCGTTGCACCATCTTTCTCGTTTCTCCCAACACAAAGAACTCGTTTTAACGTCGACATCGTTTATCAGCGCACCGATGGCAAGGTTGACCGTGGTCAGCCTATCTTTGGAGATGGCGACCTCAATTCAGTACCAATTAGTCGTTCGCTCTCTGCAACAAATGACTATCTAAAGGAGAACCTCGTGAATATTACGCTTGGTGTAACTCATAAGTTCACGGATAACCTCTCTTTCAATGCTACCTATCTGAACTCTTCCTATGATGAAGACCTCCGTGAGCACAATCAGGCTAATGCGTATGTGAAGTTAGCCGATGGAACACAAAGTCCGTCACGCATTCTTATGCAGTGCCTTATACGCCAGCGTCACTTCCGCAACAATAGTTTCAACACCTATTTTAACTATAACGTAAGCACGGGTTCAGTCCATCATCGTATCCTCTTGGGCTATGACTATTTCCAGATGGCACAGCAAGCAGGCTCATCAGCAATGACTGCAGGAGGCTATTTGCTAAAAGACGGTACGACAACAACAGCTTTCAAGCCTGCAAACATTGCTAAATACGTACTCGACAAGGATGGTAATCCACGAACGAATGTGCCTTACTATGACTTGACAAGTAATAATAACAACATTGAGCGTGACTATTCGAAGTATATCTTTGTCTCAACAGCACTCTCTCCTTACCTGCAGTATTCTCATGGTATCTACCTTCAAGAGCAGATGGAAG
Protein-coding regions in this window:
- a CDS encoding TonB-dependent siderophore receptor; translation: MGKRLHSYILLTGTLLYSAVLPINAQGNTMGKVPTDSLTQDTLFSTPYLHDQVLQTVEVIGRNERSYKNTNSFIGTKTETPLKDIPQSIGYVTKELVRDQGATTVNEVVKNISGVNQYTFYNDFSIRGFRTTGNRNSGNLVNGMRAQTSLWKQQSLANIERVEVIKGPASALFGNAAPGGVINRVTKKPLPYQRNTVSTTVGSFNTLNTYGDFTGPLDQKHTLLYRLNIGYEHTDSYRDLQENTNYIVAPSFSFLPTQRTRFNVDIVYQRTDGKVDRGQPIFGDGDLNSVPISRSLSATNDYLKENLVNITLGVTHKFTDNLSFNATYLNSSYDEDLREHNQANAYVKLADGTQSPSRILMQCLIRQRHFRNNSFNTYFNYNVSTGSVHHRILLGYDYFQMAQQAGSSAMTAGGYLLKDGTTTTAFKPANIAKYVLDKDGNPRTNVPYYDLTSNNNNIERDYSKYIFVSTALSPYLQYSHGIYLQEQMEVGPVKLLLGIRQEIFTDVLNYKTNKESRTTQHALIPRLGAVVAINKNLNVYGTWVKGFEPQSASVQGNPNTGGPFDPEYSQLLEAGLKGEWFDKRLSTTLSFFHLQKRNTLYNANDANNPELLEQVGEETSKGIELDVAGFILPNWSIVANYAYTHAAITKTATNSEKDFGMQRPNTPRNSFNIWSKYIIQTGVLRNFGFGLGFNTVTKRYGQVGRRENTIVYPGYGLLNAALYYRLRNLQVQLNLDNAMNKVYWVGGYDKLRSFPGAPRNIKTTVTYKF